The Miscanthus floridulus cultivar M001 chromosome 17, ASM1932011v1, whole genome shotgun sequence genome has a window encoding:
- the LOC136515364 gene encoding MAR-binding filament-like protein 1, with product MKMQQQELEQKLKELESFRSSFQEEHEKCMQAESALVSQGKELAQSHEEVQRLAIEIKAANEKLNELKQTKEVLEDTVYEQKKDVERLTEQNQSSEVLIQKLGDEINTLKDSKNELQSEIQSLKSIISQLNTEKNAAVLQHQQSVEQVSVLESQLSKLQSELDETEQKVQLLTQDLEKKKEEADSVHFKLQDECHRRMQIEATLLMTEGLHSQLQEEMRTLTQDLDGSKKKLSELENSKLDLESTLNTILGLNLEKDASLLQQQQSLEKVSDLELELSKMQLEMEKSEQKILLLEQEIARKNESVDSLEISLKDECEKRLHAHTSTTTHMDSDCHVMT from the coding sequence ATGAAGATGCAGCAACAAGAACTAGAACAAAAGCTTAAGGAATTGGAGAGTTTCCGCTCAAGCTTCCAGGAGGAGCATGAAAAGTGCATGCAGGCTGAAAGTGCTCTAGTTTCCCAGGGGAAGGAACTTGCTCAATCTCATGAAGAAGTACAGAGGTTGGCTATAGAAATAAAGGCAGCGAATGAAAAGTTGAATGAGCTCAAGCAGACCAAGGAGGTCCTTGAGGACACTGTCTATGAGCAGAAGAAGGATGTTGAGCGCCTTACAGAACAAAACCAGTCCTCTGAGGTGCTTATACAGAAACTTGGTGACGAGATAAATACACTCAAGGATTCAAAGAATGAACTTCAAAGTGAAATACAAAGCCTTAAGAGCATCATTTCACAGCTAAACACTGAGAAGAATGCAGCTGTGCTTCAACACCAGCAATCTGTGGAGCAGGTTTCGGTACTCGAATCTCAGCTGTCAAAGTTGCAGTCAGAGCTAGATGAGACTGAGCAGAAAGTACAGTTGCTGACACAAgatcttgaaaagaagaaagaagaagcggACAGTGTCCATTTCAAGCTGCAAGATGAATGCCATAGGCGTATGCAAATTGAAGCAACTCTTCTCATGACAGAGGGTCTGCATTCCCAGTTGCAAGAAGAAATGAGAACGCTGACACAAGATCTTGATGGATCAAAAAAGAAGCTTAGTGAGCTGGAAAATAGTAAGTTAGACCTGGAGAGCACACTGAACACCATTTTAGGTTTGAACTTGGAGAAGGATGCATCACTCCTTCAGCAACAGCAGTCTCTAGAGAAAGTATCTGATTTAGAGTTAGAACTCTCAAAGATGCAGTTGGAAATGGAGAAGTCTGAACAAAAAATTCTCTTATTGGAGCAAGAAATTGCACGGAAGAATGAAAGCGTCGACAGCCTGGAGATAAGTTTGAAAGATGAATGTGAGAAGAGGCTACACGCCCACACAAGCACCACGACACACATGGACTCGGACTGCCATGTCATGACATGA